Within Thermoanaerobaculum aquaticum, the genomic segment CAAGGTGGAGCACCTGCTGTCGGAGGAAACGGGGGCAGCGCTCATCCGCCTCATTCGCTTCTTGCGCTCCGATCACCCGGCGGCGCGGGAAGCGCTGGCGGTTTTTAAGGAAACCACCGCCAGCTGTCCCCCCGAAGCCCGCTGCGACCTCTGCACCAACACCTGCCTTTTGGCAGCGGGTAGTTCCCAGTAAGGAGACGGCGGTGATACACGCTCTCCTTCCCCGCCCCGCCTCTGCCACAAATAAGAGATTGTGTTCACTTTTAGCTTGCTCTCTTGCCGCCCTCCCCCTGGAGGCGAGCACCTGCTGGCGTCAGGTGGTTCTCATGGGGACCACGCTTTCGGTAAGGGTTTGGGCCAACCCCCCGGAAGACCCCTGCCTTTTGGCCGAAAAAGCCATTGGCGCGGTGGAGGAAACCGAGAGGCGGCTTTCCACCTGGCGGCAGGACAGCGAGTTTTCCGCCCTCAACCGGGCACCGGCGGGGCAAGCGGTGCCGCTTTCCTCCGAGCTCTGCCACGAGCTTTCCACGGCCCTGCGCTGGGCCCAGGCAACCGGCGGGGCCTTTGATCCCACGGTGGGAGCTTTGATCCGCGCCTATGACCTCCGGGGCCCGGGCCGCTGGCCAAGCCCTCAGGAGCTGGCGCAAGCCCAGAGGGCCGTGGGTTACGAGAAACTGCGCTTGGAAAGCTGCCGCCTTTTGAAAACCGCGCCGGATGTGGTTTTGGAGGAGGGTGGCTTTGGCAAAGGGGCCGCGCTGGACGCGGCGCTTGCCGCGGTGGGCGGCAAGGTGCAAGCGGTGGAGCTCAACCTGGGGGGCCAGGTGAGCTTTTGGGGAAAGGAAGCCCTGGCCGTGGATCTGGTGCACCCCGACCACCGCGGGGAGGTGGTGGCCACCTGGATCCTCCCCCCCGGCTCGGTGGCCACCTCGGGGAACAGCGAGCGTGCCCGCTGGGTGGACGCCAAGCCCCTGGGCCATCTTCTGGACCCCCGGAGCGGGCAGCCCGCCCGGGATTTTGGCTCGGTGGCGGTGTGGGCGCCGCAGGGGATCACCGCCGACTGCCTGTCCACCGCGCTTTTCGTCTTAGGGCCGGAAAATGCTTTCCGGTTTTTAGCGAACCACCGGGAGGTGGCGGCGGTTTTCCTGGTGCGGGAGGGAAAGGGTTTGCGCTTGCTCACCACCCCCCACCGGGGAAGGCTCATCCCCAAAGCAAACAACGTGCAGGTGGAGGAGATCGTTTGGCCGCACCAAGGCCAAAAGGAGGAAAAACCATGAAGCGATGGCTGGTTGCGTTTGTGTTCTGTGCGTTCGGTGTCACGCTTTCCGCCTGGGGGCAGACCCTGGAGGAAAGGGTCAAGGCGCTGGAAGCCGAGGTGGCGGCTCTCCGGCAGCAGGTGGCCGCCGCCCAGGGTGCCAAGGACAACGCGCGCCTTTCGGAGCTGGAGCGCAAGCTGGCGGTGCTCGCCGAGGAGCTGGAGCGCCTGCGCTTGGGCGAGCTGGGGGAGGCCATGGCCGCCCCCCGGGCCTTGGGGTTAGGCCCGGCGGCCTCCAGGGTGTACGCCGCCAAGCCCGGGGTTTCTTTGGCGGGTTACGGGGAGCTCCTTTACCAAAACTTTGCCACCACCCGCGATGACGGTCGCCCTTCGGGCAAGGTCGACGTTGCCGATGCTTACCGGGCGGTGCTTTACACCGGCTACAAGTTCGACGACCGCTGGATCTTCAACTCCGAGCTGGAGGTGGAGCACGCCCACACCGAAAAAGGGGGCGCCGTGGAGCTGGAGTTTGCGTACCTGGATTGGCTCGCCTCCCCAGCGGCCAACCTGCGGGCCGGCCTCATCCTGGTTCCCCTGGGCCTGGTGAACGAAGTGCACGAGCCCACCACCTTCTTCCCTGCCCGCCGGGCGGAAACCGAAACCCGCATCCTGCCCGCCACCTGGATGGAGCTGGGCTTTGGCGCCTACGGGGATGTGGGACCCTTCTCCTACCGCACCTACGTCCTCACCGGCTTGGATGCCAGCAAGTTTTCGGCCTCCGGCTTTCGCTCTGGCCGACAGTCGGGAGCTCTAGCCAAAGCCGAAAGCTTCGCCTGGGCGGGGAGGGTGGACTGGACCCAAACCCCAGGGCTTTTGGCCGGCATCGGCGTTTACCTGGGCGAAGCGGGCCAGGGGCTTTCCACCAGCGATGGCCGCGAGCTCTCGGTGCCCACCCGCATCTTTGAGGCCCACGCCGAGTACAAACTGCGCGGGCTCACGCTCCGGGGGCTTTGGGCCCAAGCCACGGTGGGCGAGGCTGCTGCCCTCAACCGCACCCTGGGGCTTTCGGGAAGCGCCGCGGTGGCTGAAAAGCTGCAAGGGGGCTACCTGGAGGTGGCCTACGACCTCCTCCCCGCCGAGCGCCGGGTGCTGGCACCGTTCATCCGCTACGAGAAGATCAACACCCAGAAGACCATGCCCGCAGGCTTTGCCGCCAACCCCGCCAACGACCAGAAGATCCTCACCCTGGGTGTGGCTTTCCAGCCCCTTCCGCAAATCATCTTCAAGCTGGACGCCCAAAACGTCCAAAACCGCGCGAAAAGCGGCATCAACCAGTGGAACCTGGCTTTGGGCTATGTGTTTTAACGGCACGTTGCTGCGCCGGGGGGGAGCCTTGCTCCTCCCCGGGCTTTGCGCCGCGGTCCTTTCCGCGCGGGTGCTGAAAACCCCGGAAGAGGCGATTGCTCTGGCCTTCCCCGGGACGCAGGTCACCAAAGAAGCCCACTACCTCACCCCCCAGCAAAAGGCCACCCTCGCCGCCCAGGGGGTGGGGGAGGTGCCGGGCTTGGTTTTCCAGTACCGGGTGCAGCGGGAGGGCCAGCTTCTCGCCTTTGCCTACCTGGACACCCACCGGGTGCGCACCCTGCCGGAAACCCTTCTGGTGATCCTCAACCCCCAGGGGCAGGTGCTGCGGGTGGAGGTGTTGGCCTTTGCCGAGCCCCCGGACTACCTGCCCCGGGAGAGCTGGTACCGGCAGTTTGCCGGGACCTCCCCGGAAAAGCCGCCGCGTCTGGGTGAGAACCTCCGCCCGGTGGCGGGTGCCACCCTCACCGCCCAGGCTACCGCTACTGCAGTGCGGCGGGTTTTGGCTTTGCACCAGGTGCTTTCGCCATGAACGGGGTGCGGCGCTCGGGGCTGAGCCTTGCTGAGCTGGTGGCCTTTTGGCTGGCCCAGCTGCTCGTGGGTGTCACCGGCGTGGCCCTGCTTGTCCTGCGGCTTTCGCCGCCACCCGAGGATGCTTTTGCGGCGGTGGCCCCCTCTTTTCCCTTTTGGCAGCACGCCCACGTGCTTGCCGCGCCGATCCTGGTTTTCTTCCTGGGCTTGCTGTGGGCCCGGCACGCCAGCCCCTTCCTCCGGGCCCGCCGGCCGCGCCGGCTTTCCGGGGTGGCCCTTTTGCTTTTGGCCCTGGTGATGGTGGCCTCGGGCTACGGGTTGCAGGTGAGCGTGGAGGAGGCGCTCCGCCAGAGCTTCCGCTGGCTGCACACCATCGCCGGCCTGGCGTGGCTTGCCACCGCCGGGCTGCACCTCTTGGGTCGCCGGGCTACGAACGGGGGTCAAAGCGCAAACGGGCAAAACGGCGCTTGCCCACCTGCACCAAAAGTGCCGATCCTGCCGTACAGGGGACGGTCGTAAACGGGTCGGAAACCACCGTCCCCTCTACCTTTACTCCCCCCTGGCTCATGAGCCTGCGGGCTTCGGCGTTGGAGGGGGCAAGCCCGCTGGCCACCAGCAGCTTGGCCAGGAGCTGGGGCTCCCCGGCGGGGAGGGTGATTTCCTGCACCTCCTCGGGAACCTCCCGCCGCTGGTGCACCTTGCGGAAGTGCGCCTCCGCTTCCCTTGCGGCGTCCTCACCGTGGAAGTCGCGGGTAATGGTGTGGGCCAGCCGGAACTTCACCTCCATGGGGTGCTCCTGCCCCTGCTCCACCCGCTTCTTGAGGGCGGCCAGCTCCGAGGCCGGAGTGTCGGTCAAAAGCTCCCAGTAAAGCCACATGAGCTCGTCGGAAATGGACATGAGCTTGCCAAACATCTCCTCGGGGGGATCCTCCACTGCCACGTAGTTGCCCAGGGACTTGGACATCTTCTCCACCCCATCCAGCCCCGGCAACAGCGGCAGGGTCATGACGATTTGCGGCGGCAGGCCCATCTTTTCCATGAGGTCCCGCCCCACCAGCAAATTGAAGAGCTGATCGGTGCCGCCCAGCTCCACGTCAGCCTTCAAGGCCACCGAGTCGTAGGCCTGCGCCACCGGGTACAAAAGCTCGTGGAGGGCAATGGGCTGGCCAGCTGCCAGCCTCTTGGCAAAATCGTCCCGCTCCAGCATTTGTGCCACCGTTACCTTGGCGGTGAGGCGGATCCAGTCCTCCGAGGTAAGCGCCCCCAGCCACCGGGAGTTGAAGTCCACCACCGTCTTTTCCGGGTCCAGGAGCTTGAAGATCTGCCGCTTGTAGGTTTCGGCGTTGGCCAGCACCTGTTCCCGGGTGAGCTGAGGCCGGGTGGCTTTTTTCCCGGTGGGGTCGCCAATCATGCCGGTAAAATCTCCAATCAAGAACACCACGGTGTGCCCCAGCATTTGGAAGTGCCGCATTTTGCGGATCACCACCGTGTGCCCCAAATGCAAGTCCGGCGCCGAAGGGTCAAACCCCACCTTTACCACCAGCCCTCGCCCTTCCTTTTGTGCCTGTTCCAACCTTTTTTCCAGGTCCTCGGGGCGCACCACATCCACGCACCCCTTCAACAGCAAGTCCATCTGCTCGGAAACCTTCACCACACCCACCTCCTCAACGACGCTTGTCTTCGCTTGCGGCGCGACCCACGCCGAAGCGAGGCAGTATCTTAAAGCCCGGCAAACCGGCCACCACTTCCCGCACCTCTTTTTCCTCCGGGGCCACCCAGTGGCCATTTCCCAGCGCCGGGTAGAACACCGAAAGGGCCTTCCGGGCGGTGGCCTGGGCGGCGGAGCCCACCAGACGCTGGGAAAGGCTGGCCCACGCCTTGCCCACGTCCTCAGCGGAAAAGAGGCAGGCGTTGGCCCAGGCGGCGCCCAAAGCCTCGTCCTGCTGCTGCACCGTGGCCTGCCCGCTTTGCCCAAACAAAAGCACCAGCTTGCCGGCGGGATGCTGGAGCTCCGCCTCCACCCCCTGGGCCACGAGCCGCTGACGCAAGACCTCAGCGGCGACCGCCCCCGGAAGGGTGGCCGGAAGCTCCACCACCGCCACCACCTGGGCGGGACCCTCCTGGGGTTCCCAGGAAAGACCGGGGGCCAGCTGCGGCAGCCGCAGCACCTTGCCGGAAGGCAAAGCCGAAAGGAACTTCTCCGCGGCTTCGGCCAGCTCATCGCTGCCCTCCGGCAGCTCCAGAACAACCCCCAGGTTTTCGGCAAAGGCCTGGGGGGCCAGGCCCAGGGCGCTGCGGGCCCGCAGCAGGGCCGGGCCCGCCTTGGTTTCCCTGGCAGCGCTCCCCACCAGAGTTGACACCTCTTCCAGGGCTTCCACCAGCTCCTCGGGGGAGCCCACCACCGCCGCGGCGGCCATGCCCAGAGCCACGGTCACCTGCGAGGGAAGCCCCTTTTTGGCCGCTCGCAGCCCCACCTCCTGCGCCAGCGCTTGGGCCAAAGCCCCCTCCACGCCGGAAAAGGCCACGGCCATGATCCCCACGTCGCTTCCGGTTTCCCGAAAGGCCAGCACCACGCCGGAGCTCAACGTTCGTACCTCGGGAGGCAAGGTGCGGCGCTCCCTCTCCCAGAGCTCCGCTTGCCCGGCGTAAGCGAGAAGGACCTCTTTGAGCAAAGCCTCCGTTGCCGCCGGCGCCGGCTCCACCGGGTAAAGGAGCGGCCCCAGCTCCTTCCCCCACCCCAGCCGCTCTACGCCGGAAAGCGCCACCTTCTTGGGGTCCACCGCCCACAGGCTGGCCTCCCGCCGCTGGATGGCGGAAAAGTCCGCCAGCTCACCCTCGCCTACGGCAGCGGCAAGCTTTGCTCTGCTTTCCCGGGCCATCGTCAGCATTTTCCGGGGGTTGGGGCCCCGGTGTTCCAGCACCAAAAGCGGGCAGGGACTGCCCTCCACCCGCACCGGCCCGGTAAATCCGAGCTTCTGCCAGCGCTTTTCCAGAAGAAACGCCAAAACCGGCGCCAGCTCGCTCCGGGGATCCCAGAGAGGGGGCAACGGAAAGCTCCAGTGGAAGCCCTCAACGGTTTGGCGGGTGGGGTTCACCAGCCCATCGGCAAAGCGGCAGGCAGCCCGGAGGGGCAAGGCCGGCGTCACCGCTTCCAGGGCTTCCAGGGAGGCCGTAAGCTCCCGGGCCGGCACCGGCCCTACCAGGATGACCGCCACAGCGCTCGAAAAAGCCGGCAAAGCGGAAAGCAGCTGGGAGGGCGCCGAAAGGGCGGGAAACCAGGCGCTCACCACGCTCTCCACGGGCCCACTGGCCTCCTCCCACCCCGCCGGCGCGCTCACCCCGGGGGGAAGCCAGACCGCTGCCCATTCCCCATCCCCTCCCGGCAGCTCCACCACCGCCCAGGGGAGGCCTTTTTCGGTGCGCCCGGTGGTTATGGCCTGCGGAAAAGCAGGCCCGGTGAAAACCAAGAACACCAGCGGGAGCAAGAGCTTTTTCACCAGGCTATGATAGCGGGGATGCCAAAGGGTTTGCTTTCGCTTCCGGCACTGCTCACCTCCTGGCTTTTGGCCGCTTGCGCCTGGGTGCTGGTGTGGTGGGCGTTGCCAGTAATCCAGGGGTTGGCCACCGCGGCAGCGGGCGGCCAGTTCATTGGCCTTTCCCTCCCCACCTGGACCCAGCCCTGGGCGCTGGTGAACGAGCCCACGGTGGGCTTTGCCGCCACCCGCACGGCGCTGTGGGCCTACTGGCTGCCGCCGTTTTTAGCTGCCTTTTTGCTGGCGTTGGTGCTGCCCCAGTTGCCCCCGGGCCCTTCTTTGAGCCGGCACCTGCTCTTGAGCCATCTGGCCCTGGCCGCCAGCTTCTTGGGGCTTGCTTGGCTTCCCAGCCTGGGGCTGGAGGACGGGCTCGTGGCTGGGCTTTCCCGCTTTTTTCACCAGGATCCCCAGCTCTGCCGGTGGGGCATGGCCCTTGTTGCCGGGATCCTGGTTCGGCCGGTGGTTCTGGGGCTTGGCTCCTACCTTTGGCACCTGCCGGGCGGCCCCACCTTTGGCCGCAAGCTCCTAACCTGGGCCCTGCACGTGGGCGTCCCTGCGGGGCTGTGGCTGGCCTGGGTGTTGGCCTCCGCCCCCCGTTTTCCTGTTGCCAGCTTGCCGCCGTTTCTGCTGGTTCTGCTTTTGAGCTTGCTTTGGGCCCTGGCCGCCAAGCCTCCGCACCCCCTGCGCCAGCGGGAGCTTTACGGGGCCAGCCCGTGGTTGGCGTTGGCCTTCGCCTTGCTGCTGGTGGTGCCGTCCCTCTGGGTTTTTT encodes:
- the tyrS gene encoding tyrosine--tRNA ligase, translated to MKVSEQMDLLLKGCVDVVRPEDLEKRLEQAQKEGRGLVVKVGFDPSAPDLHLGHTVVIRKMRHFQMLGHTVVFLIGDFTGMIGDPTGKKATRPQLTREQVLANAETYKRQIFKLLDPEKTVVDFNSRWLGALTSEDWIRLTAKVTVAQMLERDDFAKRLAAGQPIALHELLYPVAQAYDSVALKADVELGGTDQLFNLLVGRDLMEKMGLPPQIVMTLPLLPGLDGVEKMSKSLGNYVAVEDPPEEMFGKLMSISDELMWLYWELLTDTPASELAALKKRVEQGQEHPMEVKFRLAHTITRDFHGEDAAREAEAHFRKVHQRREVPEEVQEITLPAGEPQLLAKLLVASGLAPSNAEARRLMSQGGVKVEGTVVSDPFTTVPCTAGSALLVQVGKRRFARLRFDPRS
- a CDS encoding ABC transporter C-terminal domain-containing protein, whose protein sequence is MKRWLVAFVFCAFGVTLSAWGQTLEERVKALEAEVAALRQQVAAAQGAKDNARLSELERKLAVLAEELERLRLGELGEAMAAPRALGLGPAASRVYAAKPGVSLAGYGELLYQNFATTRDDGRPSGKVDVADAYRAVLYTGYKFDDRWIFNSELEVEHAHTEKGGAVELEFAYLDWLASPAANLRAGLILVPLGLVNEVHEPTTFFPARRAETETRILPATWMELGFGAYGDVGPFSYRTYVLTGLDASKFSASGFRSGRQSGALAKAESFAWAGRVDWTQTPGLLAGIGVYLGEAGQGLSTSDGRELSVPTRIFEAHAEYKLRGLTLRGLWAQATVGEAAALNRTLGLSGSAAVAEKLQGGYLEVAYDLLPAERRVLAPFIRYEKINTQKTMPAGFAANPANDQKILTLGVAFQPLPQIIFKLDAQNVQNRAKSGINQWNLALGYVF
- a CDS encoding FAD:protein FMN transferase — protein: MGTTLSVRVWANPPEDPCLLAEKAIGAVEETERRLSTWRQDSEFSALNRAPAGQAVPLSSELCHELSTALRWAQATGGAFDPTVGALIRAYDLRGPGRWPSPQELAQAQRAVGYEKLRLESCRLLKTAPDVVLEEGGFGKGAALDAALAAVGGKVQAVELNLGGQVSFWGKEALAVDLVHPDHRGEVVATWILPPGSVATSGNSERARWVDAKPLGHLLDPRSGQPARDFGSVAVWAPQGITADCLSTALFVLGPENAFRFLANHREVAAVFLVREGKGLRLLTTPHRGRLIPKANNVQVEEIVWPHQGQKEEKP